A region of Myxococcota bacterium DNA encodes the following proteins:
- a CDS encoding phosphotransferase family protein has product MDTQGLGSGPLEDVTSLAGGTQNVLLRFVRDGRAYVLRRPPPHLRKNSNETMRREARVLAALADTDVPHPRLIAAAPEEDILGASFYLMEPIDGFNPTQGLPSLHAGDPAVRRAMAFALVDGIVALGNVDYLEKGLTGFGKPEGYLERQVPRWQAQLDSYSEFEGYPGPEIPGVDAVARWLDENRPRTFQPGILHGDYHMANVMYSPTGPELAAIVDWELSTVGDPLLDLGWLLATWHDPEYPSMAAVRFEQWDGMPNADALVAHYGERASRSVDEIAWYGVLACYKLGIILEGTHARACAGKAPKATGDLLHASTLGLFERAHRMIARG; this is encoded by the coding sequence ATGGACACCCAGGGCCTGGGAAGCGGGCCGCTGGAGGACGTGACCTCCCTCGCCGGTGGCACCCAGAACGTGCTGCTCCGGTTCGTGCGAGACGGACGCGCCTACGTGCTGCGTCGGCCGCCGCCGCACTTGCGGAAGAACAGCAACGAGACCATGCGCCGCGAGGCGCGCGTGCTCGCGGCCCTCGCCGACACCGACGTGCCGCACCCGCGCTTGATCGCGGCGGCGCCGGAGGAGGACATCCTCGGGGCGTCCTTCTACCTGATGGAGCCGATCGACGGCTTCAATCCGACCCAGGGTCTGCCGTCACTCCACGCCGGGGACCCGGCGGTGCGACGTGCGATGGCGTTCGCCCTGGTGGATGGAATCGTCGCCCTCGGAAACGTCGACTATCTCGAGAAGGGATTGACCGGCTTCGGCAAGCCCGAGGGCTACCTCGAGCGACAGGTGCCGCGCTGGCAGGCCCAGCTCGACAGCTACAGCGAGTTCGAGGGCTACCCCGGGCCCGAGATTCCGGGCGTCGACGCCGTCGCGCGGTGGCTGGACGAGAACCGGCCGCGAACGTTCCAGCCCGGCATCCTCCACGGCGACTATCACATGGCGAACGTCATGTACTCCCCCACCGGTCCCGAGCTCGCGGCGATCGTCGATTGGGAACTCTCGACGGTGGGCGATCCGCTCCTCGATCTGGGCTGGTTGCTCGCCACCTGGCACGACCCCGAGTACCCCTCGATGGCCGCGGTGCGCTTCGAGCAGTGGGACGGCATGCCGAACGCCGATGCCCTGGTCGCTCACTACGGCGAGCGCGCCAGTCGCAGCGTCGACGAGATCGCCTGGTACGGCGTCCTTGCCTGCTACAAGCTCGGCATCATTCTCGAGGGCACCCACGCTCGCGCCTGCGCGGGGAAGGCGCCGAAGGCGACGGGCGATCTGCTCCACGCCTCGACGCTCGGGCTCTTCGAGCGGGCCCACCGCATGATCGCGCGCGGCTGA
- the asnB gene encoding asparagine synthase (glutamine-hydrolyzing) — MCGITGAWGGPPEPVARMTRALAHRGPDDEGLWSDPERPVHLGHRRLAVIDPETGFQPMWTADRRLGIVFNGEIYNHAELRRRLEERGHRFQSDHSDTEVLLHGYREWGETLLEQLNGMWAFALYDRDREELWLSRDRFGQKPLYWSFRSGVFAFASEASALLMHPSVGQEPSTKGLQKYFAYGYAPAPHTIYRDVHKLPAGCMLRYAEGKTPSIRRYWEFLLEPEEPVGDDFDESTLEPLRERLLAAVERRLVADVPIGVFLSGGIDSTSIAFAAQTLSKFGSLRSFSIGFQDPSFDESGHAEAAAAFVGTQHATSLFTAEHAAEIWPDLAARLDEPFVDPSLLPTSVLCAWARREVTVALSGDGADELFAGYDPFRALGWARRYARWVPRPIHAAIRMLATRLPTSHRNLALGFKVDRTLRGLSYPPALWNAVWMGPLEAKQVAERLAAPIEPEDLYAEAIAAWESAPGLSDVDRTLQFFTRLYLQDDILPKVDRASMQHGLEVRSPFLDIALVDLVRRIPARYKLHGKHTKWVLKQAVKPWLPRPITTRAKKGFGVPIGRWFAEGQEPFDVPLRHPLARLHADLHRRGRRDHRLHLYAEWLLERLREPAPALPAPEAPAQD; from the coding sequence ATGTGCGGCATCACGGGAGCCTGGGGCGGGCCGCCCGAGCCCGTGGCGCGGATGACGCGCGCGCTCGCGCACCGCGGTCCCGACGACGAGGGCCTCTGGTCCGATCCCGAGCGCCCGGTCCACCTCGGCCACCGGCGCCTCGCCGTGATCGATCCCGAGACCGGCTTCCAGCCGATGTGGACCGCCGATCGTCGGTTGGGGATCGTGTTCAACGGCGAGATCTACAACCACGCCGAGCTGCGCAGGCGGCTCGAGGAGCGCGGCCACCGCTTCCAGTCGGACCACTCGGACACGGAAGTGCTGCTGCACGGCTACCGCGAGTGGGGCGAGACCCTGCTCGAACAGCTGAACGGCATGTGGGCGTTCGCGCTCTACGACCGCGACCGCGAAGAGCTCTGGCTGTCCCGCGATCGCTTCGGGCAGAAGCCGCTCTACTGGTCGTTCCGTTCGGGCGTCTTCGCGTTCGCATCGGAGGCGAGCGCCCTGCTGATGCACCCGAGCGTTGGCCAGGAGCCCTCGACGAAAGGGCTGCAGAAGTACTTCGCCTACGGATACGCGCCCGCGCCCCACACGATCTACCGCGACGTCCACAAGCTCCCGGCGGGTTGCATGCTCCGCTATGCCGAGGGGAAGACGCCCAGCATCCGTCGCTACTGGGAGTTCCTGCTCGAGCCGGAGGAGCCCGTCGGCGACGACTTCGACGAGTCGACCCTCGAGCCCCTGCGCGAGCGCCTGCTCGCGGCGGTCGAGCGGCGGCTGGTCGCCGACGTCCCGATCGGCGTGTTCCTCTCGGGCGGGATCGACTCGACTTCGATCGCCTTCGCCGCGCAGACGCTCTCGAAGTTCGGGTCGCTGCGCAGCTTTTCGATCGGTTTCCAGGACCCGAGCTTCGACGAGTCGGGGCACGCGGAAGCCGCCGCCGCCTTCGTCGGCACCCAGCACGCGACCTCGCTCTTCACCGCCGAGCACGCGGCCGAGATCTGGCCCGACCTCGCCGCGCGTCTCGACGAGCCCTTCGTCGATCCGTCGCTGCTGCCCACCTCGGTCCTGTGCGCCTGGGCGCGTCGCGAGGTGACGGTGGCCTTGTCCGGAGACGGCGCGGACGAACTCTTCGCGGGCTACGACCCGTTCCGGGCCCTGGGCTGGGCGCGTCGCTACGCGCGCTGGGTTCCGCGGCCGATCCACGCGGCGATTCGCATGCTCGCGACCCGCCTGCCCACGTCGCACCGCAACCTGGCCCTCGGCTTCAAGGTCGATCGCACGCTTCGCGGGCTCTCGTATCCGCCAGCACTCTGGAACGCCGTCTGGATGGGTCCGCTCGAGGCGAAGCAGGTCGCCGAACGGCTCGCCGCGCCGATCGAGCCCGAGGATCTCTACGCTGAGGCGATCGCGGCCTGGGAGAGCGCGCCCGGCCTGTCGGACGTCGATCGCACGCTCCAGTTCTTCACGCGCCTCTACCTTCAGGACGACATCCTTCCGAAGGTCGACCGGGCGAGCATGCAGCACGGACTGGAGGTGCGTTCACCGTTCCTCGACATCGCCCTCGTCGATCTCGTGCGCCGCATCCCGGCTCGCTACAAGCTCCATGGCAAGCACACGAAATGGGTGCTGAAGCAGGCGGTCAAGCCGTGGCTGCCGCGTCCGATCACCACCCGCGCGAAGAAGGGCTTCGGGGTTCCCATCGGCCGCTGGTTCGCGGAAGGGCAGGAGCCCTTCGACGTCCCGCTGCGCCACCCGCTGGCACGACTCCACGCCGACCTGCATCGGCGCGGGCGCCGCGACCATCGCCTGCACCTCTACGCCGAGTGGCTGCTCGAGCGCCTCCGCGAACCGGCGCCGGCGCTGCCGGCCCCCGAGGCGCCTGCCCAGGATTGA
- a CDS encoding glycosyltransferase family 2 protein yields the protein MLSVVVPVYNEEENLLPLAEELTDALLGLTAPFEILFVDDGSTDRSPEILAELASKEDSIKVIRFRRNFGQTAAMMAGIEHARGDVIVGLDGDGQNDPHDIPRLLDKLAEGYDVVSGWRRDRHDDRGRVWVSRVANRWISWVTGVALRDYGCSLKAYRREVIESVRLYGEMHRFIPIYATWMGARVTEIEVNHRARAHGTSKYGFERIAKVFLDLLVVQFLGRYATRPMYVFGGFGLISWGISFASAGFAFYRKFFDATSFIQTPLPLLSVMAFITGVLSILMGLLAELLVRTYYESQAKRPYSIKQSLNLDSDEPA from the coding sequence ATGCTGTCCGTCGTGGTCCCGGTCTACAACGAGGAAGAGAACCTCCTGCCGCTGGCGGAGGAGCTCACCGATGCGTTGCTGGGTCTGACCGCGCCGTTCGAGATCCTCTTCGTGGACGACGGCAGCACCGATCGCAGCCCGGAGATCCTGGCCGAGCTGGCGTCGAAGGAAGACTCGATCAAGGTCATCCGCTTCCGGCGCAACTTCGGTCAGACCGCCGCGATGATGGCGGGCATCGAACACGCGCGTGGCGACGTGATCGTCGGCCTGGATGGGGACGGCCAGAACGACCCCCACGACATTCCGCGCCTGCTCGACAAGCTGGCGGAGGGCTACGACGTCGTGTCGGGCTGGCGTCGCGATCGTCACGACGACCGCGGTCGCGTCTGGGTCTCGCGCGTGGCGAACCGGTGGATCTCCTGGGTCACCGGGGTCGCCCTGCGCGACTACGGCTGCTCGCTGAAGGCCTACCGCCGCGAGGTGATCGAGTCGGTGCGTCTCTACGGCGAGATGCATCGCTTCATCCCGATCTACGCCACCTGGATGGGCGCCCGCGTCACCGAGATCGAGGTGAACCATCGGGCGCGTGCGCACGGCACCTCGAAGTACGGCTTCGAGCGGATCGCCAAGGTGTTTCTAGATCTGCTCGTGGTCCAGTTCCTCGGGCGCTACGCGACGCGGCCCATGTACGTCTTCGGCGGCTTCGGTCTGATCAGCTGGGGGATCTCCTTCGCCTCGGCTGGGTTCGCCTTCTACCGGAAGTTCTTCGACGCGACCTCGTTCATCCAGACGCCGCTGCCCCTGCTGTCGGTGATGGCCTTCATCACCGGCGTGCTGAGCATCCTGATGGGGCTGCTCGCCGAGCTGCTGGTGCGGACCTACTACGAGTCGCAGGCGAAGCGTCCCTACTCGATCAAGCAGTCGCTGAATCTCGACTCCGACGAGCCCGCCTGA